One Chryseobacterium wanjuense genomic region harbors:
- a CDS encoding SMI1/KNR4 family protein: MKYKKINGLIYKFENLGIENSSDGAILIGKAPHIAPEAWLNEIFPVLDSKEIKILEEQLKTDIPEDYKNFLMNFSNGLIFLSSTLSLYGLRRQLNRRSSVDSRQPYSIITSNIPERPDNAKNSFFFIGGYNWDGSRLYIDKNTNKVHCCERWDATSRIEWNSFQEMLLTELKRLYSYFDDEGKEIDEDRSTLPY, encoded by the coding sequence ATGAAATACAAAAAAATCAATGGACTTATATATAAGTTCGAAAATTTAGGAATTGAAAATTCTAGTGACGGCGCCATTTTGATAGGCAAAGCGCCTCATATAGCACCTGAAGCATGGTTGAATGAAATCTTCCCAGTTCTAGATAGTAAAGAGATTAAAATCCTAGAAGAACAATTAAAAACTGATATACCTGAAGACTATAAGAATTTTTTAATGAACTTTAGTAATGGTCTTATTTTCTTATCATCCACACTAAGTTTATATGGATTGAGAAGACAGTTGAATCGTAGATCTAGTGTAGATTCTCGTCAACCATATTCAATAATCACATCTAATATTCCTGAAAGACCTGACAACGCAAAAAATAGCTTTTTCTTCATTGGAGGATATAATTGGGATGGTTCTCGCCTGTATATAGATAAGAATACCAATAAGGTCCATTGCTGTGAGAGGTGGGATGCAACATCAAGGATAGAATGGAATTCTTTTCAAGAGATGTTATTAACCGAATTGAAAAGACTGTATTCATATTTTGATGATGAAGGAAAAGAAATTGATGAGGATCGATCAACACTTCCATATTAA
- a CDS encoding DUF2750 domain-containing protein, protein MNSKEFENILKLEPLKRYQYFIKKIADFEELWTIIDEDGSYALSDIDNFTLISFWTAEEFVISNLNEGWENCKPIKLTLEDLQDDLFDIIASENYLINVFPINGKSGFVVSLNEFRRDLDEELEKIE, encoded by the coding sequence ATGAACAGTAAAGAATTTGAAAATATTTTGAAACTAGAGCCTCTAAAAAGGTATCAGTATTTTATAAAGAAAATTGCCGACTTTGAAGAACTATGGACAATTATAGATGAAGATGGTAGTTATGCACTTTCTGATATAGATAATTTTACTCTTATTTCATTTTGGACGGCAGAAGAATTTGTAATTTCTAATTTAAATGAAGGTTGGGAAAATTGTAAGCCCATAAAGCTGACATTAGAGGATTTACAGGATGATTTGTTTGATATTATTGCTTCTGAAAATTATTTAATCAATGTATTTCCTATTAATGGAAAGTCGGGTTTTGTTGTCAGTCTTAATGAGTTTAGACGTGATCTTGATGAAGAATTGGAGAAAATAGAATAA
- a CDS encoding DUF6443 domain-containing protein gives MKKYIITKAFSFLGLLVAGMSYAQSNDNYVQSITCLNDDCTKKSETITYFDGLGRAKQIINVKGTPTGKDLVTPVTYDGFGRQVKNILPVPVATQNSLIHSGITNESTANSYYGVSNAFTEKEIENSPLDRVLQQANPGEAWKMSSGKTQKFKYEANTGNEVKAFFTTTSTNTVNGVSNTVSALSVSSANSGFYPAGTLYKNTVTDEDGNAVVQYQNGRGQTVLIRRNDGSQNIDTYYVFNEYNQQAFIIPPKAVKQIEQNNNIITDNILNELCYQYRYDGLDRQVEKKLPGKDWEYSVYDKQDRLVLTQDGLLRTVNNNFNSKGWIFNKYDESGRVVYTGFYPNSDSRQTIQNQVNTITTSSLNNETRITNPIVLSGTNLYYRNLAFPSAGITLLTVNYYDSYPSEAPPIPQTILGQYVLPQTLDANNDASTNGILTASYVKNIEDNNWTKAYNYYDSMGRLISTSTINHLGGYTKTETELDFAGVPQKKNTYHLRKQGETGVTVQERFVYDSQNRLLQHFHQVDSNPEELLAENSYNDLSQLINKKVGAVSGSAPLQSIDYDYNIRGWLTDVNKNQMGVSDLSGKLFSYKIKYTNRDGIENPDPAQFSGKNVLPKYNGNIAEVDWRAVETLGVNPSATPKRYGYAYDKLDRLTAGFYQNPNNPYSKENTESLSYDPNGNIANLYRTSVMEYGGNTATVIDNLDYTYLGNQAIKIQDNSGNSTGYEGTAGNPIDFDVNGNMKNMIDKSIASIGYNYLNRPNSVNINLGQVTTDIATKYRADGIKVRKETTKSSIGIGGTTSSKETTDYLDGFQYYNITGGNDGGGGSESRMITRAFEPQAFTPIEIADPTIQPIGGEWTGSLTPTKTPDLQFFPTEEGFYDYVKNQYIYQYKDHLGNVRVSFARNSAGALTIVDSNDYYPFGMNHLKTGNAYFGQSSFKNYKFGKKELQEFGAYDFEARLYWQEVERFGQIDAEAEEMPYISPYAFGLNNPIKFTDPDGNAPEETVENCCQHLKGFALTVTDNILGTNLRNKYAVNSKEYRDGVNNGHGATIALSAIMAVDGGASIGGGTAGLAVSGAASSTGVGSIPGAAGATISGGAILKGTIEVAGAGVILKNTIDHMKSDKNNSSASSNKGRSGKQARLRELSTDPKLGKADKGWLKSDINKVTKGKRTTIRNPPGKDLAHERGREAAKGYSYEYSNLQDRVLHRRQHKYDNGGRKNKERPVKKD, from the coding sequence ATGAAAAAATATATTATAACGAAAGCATTTTCATTTCTCGGCTTACTAGTCGCAGGAATGAGTTATGCGCAGTCCAATGATAATTATGTGCAGTCTATCACCTGTTTGAATGATGATTGTACTAAGAAATCAGAAACCATAACCTATTTCGATGGATTAGGAAGAGCAAAACAGATTATTAATGTTAAAGGCACGCCGACCGGAAAAGATTTGGTGACTCCCGTTACCTACGACGGCTTCGGAAGACAGGTTAAAAATATTTTACCTGTTCCGGTGGCTACCCAAAACTCATTGATTCATTCGGGAATAACCAATGAAAGTACCGCGAACTCCTATTATGGAGTATCCAATGCCTTTACAGAAAAAGAAATTGAAAATTCCCCATTAGACAGAGTATTGCAACAGGCAAATCCTGGTGAAGCATGGAAAATGAGTTCGGGGAAAACGCAGAAATTCAAGTACGAAGCCAATACGGGAAATGAAGTTAAGGCATTTTTCACAACGACCTCTACGAATACCGTAAATGGTGTTTCCAATACGGTTTCTGCATTGTCTGTATCTTCTGCTAATTCAGGATTCTATCCTGCTGGGACATTGTATAAAAACACAGTAACGGATGAAGATGGGAATGCTGTTGTTCAATATCAAAATGGAAGAGGGCAAACGGTTTTAATCCGCAGAAATGACGGATCGCAGAATATTGATACCTACTACGTTTTCAATGAATACAATCAACAGGCGTTTATCATTCCGCCCAAAGCCGTAAAGCAGATTGAGCAGAATAATAATATTATCACAGATAACATTTTAAATGAACTCTGCTATCAATACCGATATGATGGACTTGATAGGCAGGTTGAGAAGAAATTACCTGGTAAAGATTGGGAGTATTCTGTCTATGATAAACAGGACAGGTTGGTGCTAACGCAGGATGGACTTTTAAGAACCGTAAATAATAACTTTAATTCAAAAGGCTGGATTTTCAATAAATATGATGAGTCGGGGCGTGTTGTGTATACGGGGTTTTATCCTAATTCCGATTCGAGGCAAACGATACAGAATCAGGTAAACACGATCACGACCAGCTCATTGAACAATGAAACCAGAATTACCAACCCTATTGTTCTAAGTGGTACGAATTTATATTACAGGAATTTGGCTTTTCCTTCGGCGGGGATTACCCTTTTAACGGTTAATTATTACGACAGCTATCCGTCTGAAGCTCCGCCGATCCCTCAGACTATTTTAGGACAATATGTACTCCCTCAGACATTAGATGCTAATAATGATGCTTCCACAAACGGCATTTTAACAGCTTCTTATGTAAAGAATATTGAAGACAATAATTGGACGAAAGCCTATAATTATTACGATTCGATGGGTAGGCTTATTTCCACCAGCACTATTAATCATTTAGGTGGTTACACAAAGACTGAAACAGAGCTTGATTTTGCTGGAGTTCCACAAAAGAAAAATACGTATCACCTGAGAAAGCAAGGAGAGACAGGAGTAACGGTACAGGAAAGGTTTGTATATGATAGCCAGAATAGGCTTCTGCAACATTTTCATCAGGTAGACAGCAATCCTGAGGAATTACTGGCTGAAAACTCTTACAATGATCTTTCCCAATTGATTAATAAAAAAGTGGGTGCTGTTTCCGGATCTGCACCTTTACAGAGTATTGATTATGATTATAATATTCGTGGATGGTTGACAGACGTTAATAAAAATCAGATGGGCGTTTCCGATCTGAGCGGAAAATTATTCTCCTATAAGATCAAATACACCAACCGAGACGGAATCGAAAACCCTGATCCTGCTCAGTTCTCAGGAAAGAATGTGTTACCAAAATACAACGGAAACATTGCTGAGGTAGACTGGAGAGCGGTTGAAACATTAGGCGTAAATCCATCTGCGACACCAAAAAGATACGGTTACGCGTATGATAAACTGGATAGATTGACTGCAGGATTTTATCAGAATCCAAACAATCCTTACAGCAAGGAAAACACAGAATCCCTGAGCTATGATCCAAACGGGAATATTGCTAACCTTTACAGGACTTCTGTAATGGAATACGGAGGCAATACCGCGACGGTAATTGACAACCTTGATTACACGTACTTAGGAAACCAGGCTATTAAAATACAGGATAACAGCGGAAACTCTACAGGCTACGAAGGAACAGCCGGAAACCCGATTGATTTTGATGTAAACGGAAACATGAAAAATATGATCGATAAAAGCATTGCGAGCATCGGTTATAATTATTTGAATCGTCCTAATTCTGTAAATATTAATCTTGGCCAGGTTACCACAGATATTGCAACAAAATACCGTGCAGACGGAATTAAAGTAAGAAAAGAAACTACGAAATCATCTATCGGTATTGGTGGAACAACCTCCTCAAAAGAAACAACAGATTATTTAGATGGCTTCCAGTATTACAACATAACAGGAGGAAATGATGGTGGCGGTGGTTCGGAAAGTAGAATGATAACAAGAGCTTTCGAACCGCAGGCTTTTACACCAATTGAAATTGCTGATCCTACGATACAACCTATCGGTGGTGAATGGACGGGAAGTCTGACGCCAACAAAAACTCCTGATCTGCAATTTTTCCCGACGGAAGAGGGCTTTTATGATTATGTAAAAAATCAATATATTTACCAGTACAAAGACCACTTAGGAAATGTAAGGGTAAGTTTTGCAAGAAACAGCGCAGGAGCTCTAACCATTGTTGACAGCAACGATTATTACCCATTTGGGATGAATCACCTGAAAACAGGGAATGCTTACTTCGGACAAAGTAGTTTTAAAAATTACAAGTTTGGTAAGAAAGAATTACAGGAATTTGGGGCATACGATTTTGAGGCACGTCTTTACTGGCAGGAAGTTGAGCGATTTGGACAGATAGACGCAGAGGCAGAGGAAATGCCGTATATCTCACCGTATGCTTTTGGGCTTAACAATCCTATTAAATTTACCGATCCTGACGGTAATGCGCCTGAAGAAACGGTAGAGAATTGTTGTCAGCATTTGAAAGGTTTCGCCCTTACTGTTACTGACAATATATTAGGAACTAACCTTCGTAATAAATACGCTGTCAATTCTAAGGAGTATAGAGATGGTGTAAATAATGGTCATGGTGCTACTATCGCGTTAAGTGCTATCATGGCAGTAGACGGAGGTGCAAGTATCGGAGGTGGTACAGCAGGATTAGCAGTGTCGGGAGCAGCGTCTAGCACGGGAGTAGGCAGTATTCCGGGAGCTGCAGGAGCTACAATAAGTGGTGGTGCTATTTTAAAAGGAACTATTGAAGTTGCAGGAGCTGGTGTTATTCTGAAGAATACCATCGATCACATGAAGAGTGATAAGAATAATTCTTCAGCAAGTTCAAATAAAGGTAGAAGCGGGAAACAGGCGAGATTAAGAGAATTATCAACTGATCCTAAGTTGGGAAAAGCAGATAAAGGATGGTTAAAGTCCGACATAAATAAAGTTACAAAAGGAAAAAGGACAACCATTAGAAATCCTCCGGGAAAAGATTTAGCTCATGAAAGGGGTAGAGAAGCTGCCAAAGGTTATTCTTATGAATATTCAAATCTTCAAGATAGAGTTTTACATAGAAGACAACACAAGTATGATAATGGTGGTAGAAAAAATAAAGAAAGACCAGTAAAAAAAGATTAA
- a CDS encoding T9SS type A sorting domain-containing protein — translation MKKNYVGAFIICAMTNFYSQQVVWQKDIKSSTQDFLSQVTTTIDGQYLITGSSIQSEKLQGDNKQNNGFDYHLIKLNQQGEQVWEKYFVGNNHDYVTATVALQDGGFLLSGTSFSGKNHNKKEDSKGGSDLWLVRVNEFGDEMWQKTIGTRADEEARSVIQTTDLGFFVAGNVQNSSKGYGSKDVLVIRLDKDGKELSQVILGSKALDEVTKMIPTKDGGALLGIYSRGNIGGTKKTENYGEGDFWVIKISKDGKLEWEKNFGGKEDDHLRTLALTSTGYVIGGESRSERSGNKSIGITEGTDLWIISLDEKGNEQWQKSYNFGGRDILMGMSVLHSSDDKTSKGMLLGGYTQAEGDIKTDDEKFWMLYLDQDGKEQWRKYVKGESSKREERLSDLKLNRDGSIILAGTSAEELGKENWKIVKLGDKQIDQLIEKQDIKIYPNPVSDYCYVEIGFDFQDADILLYDMSGRQLQSLKTKNKVTKINTQSLIQGAYLITIKTDTNKTANAKLIKK, via the coding sequence ATGAAAAAAAATTACGTTGGTGCATTTATAATATGTGCTATGACCAACTTTTATTCACAACAAGTGGTTTGGCAAAAAGATATTAAATCCTCGACACAGGATTTTCTAAGCCAGGTTACCACCACAATTGACGGACAATACCTAATTACAGGAAGTTCGATCCAATCCGAAAAGCTTCAAGGAGATAACAAACAAAATAATGGTTTCGATTATCATTTGATAAAATTGAATCAGCAAGGAGAGCAAGTCTGGGAAAAGTATTTCGTTGGAAATAATCATGACTACGTTACTGCAACCGTGGCTCTTCAGGATGGTGGCTTTTTGTTATCGGGAACTTCGTTTTCCGGAAAAAATCATAACAAGAAGGAGGATTCGAAAGGAGGTTCAGATTTATGGCTCGTAAGAGTTAATGAATTTGGAGACGAAATGTGGCAAAAGACCATTGGAACCAGAGCTGATGAAGAAGCGCGTTCTGTGATTCAAACAACAGATTTAGGATTCTTTGTAGCGGGTAATGTACAGAATTCATCCAAAGGTTATGGTTCAAAAGATGTTTTGGTTATAAGACTGGATAAGGATGGAAAAGAATTGTCACAGGTTATCTTAGGTTCTAAAGCGCTTGATGAAGTCACTAAAATGATTCCAACAAAAGATGGTGGAGCACTCTTAGGGATATACTCCCGAGGGAATATTGGAGGCACAAAGAAAACGGAAAATTATGGTGAAGGAGATTTTTGGGTGATAAAAATTTCTAAAGATGGAAAGCTTGAATGGGAAAAGAATTTCGGAGGAAAAGAGGATGACCATTTAAGAACCTTAGCCTTAACATCCACAGGATATGTAATCGGCGGAGAATCAAGATCTGAAAGATCAGGAAATAAATCTATCGGTATCACTGAAGGTACGGATTTGTGGATAATCTCACTTGATGAAAAAGGTAACGAGCAGTGGCAAAAGTCTTACAATTTTGGCGGAAGAGATATTTTAATGGGAATGAGTGTTCTACATTCTTCGGATGATAAAACCTCGAAAGGAATGTTATTAGGTGGCTACACGCAAGCGGAGGGAGATATTAAAACTGATGATGAGAAATTCTGGATGCTGTATTTGGATCAGGACGGAAAGGAACAATGGCGAAAATATGTCAAAGGTGAGTCGAGTAAGCGTGAAGAAAGGCTTTCAGACCTCAAATTAAACAGGGACGGATCGATCATTCTGGCCGGCACCAGTGCAGAGGAGCTTGGAAAAGAGAATTGGAAAATCGTAAAATTAGGAGATAAACAGATTGATCAATTAATCGAAAAACAAGATATAAAGATTTATCCGAATCCTGTATCTGATTATTGTTATGTAGAGATAGGTTTTGATTTTCAAGATGCAGATATTCTGCTGTACGATATGTCAGGTCGACAACTTCAAAGTTTGAAAACCAAAAATAAGGTGACTAAAATTAATACTCAGTCACTCATCCAGGGCGCATACCTCATCACCATCAAAACAGACACGAACAAAACGGCAAACGCCAAACTCATCAAAAAGTAA
- a CDS encoding TraQ conjugal transfer family protein has product MRINIKTCSIGKLKLLLFFLITVMFTSSCEKELEIQTNFPFELEVMPVPTELGGEETVEILCHIKREGQYNAVQYSIRYFQYEGQGALMFPSYKPFKPNFSYLIPEDTFTLYYKTKSKGSHEFQIWVYDNFGNEKTMEFSFDF; this is encoded by the coding sequence ATGAGAATAAATATCAAAACATGTAGCATAGGAAAGCTAAAGCTTTTGCTCTTCTTCCTAATTACAGTGATGTTCACCAGTTCCTGTGAAAAGGAGCTCGAAATACAGACTAATTTTCCCTTTGAACTGGAAGTTATGCCAGTTCCTACGGAGCTTGGCGGTGAGGAGACAGTAGAGATCCTCTGTCACATCAAAAGAGAAGGGCAGTATAATGCCGTACAATATTCGATCCGCTATTTTCAGTATGAAGGTCAAGGAGCGCTCATGTTTCCTTCATACAAACCCTTTAAACCTAACTTCTCCTACCTTATCCCTGAAGATACTTTTACACTTTATTATAAAACAAAGTCAAAAGGATCTCATGAATTCCAGATATGGGTCTACGATAATTTTGGGAATGAAAAGACGATGGAATTTTCATTTGATTTTTAG
- a CDS encoding conjugal transfer protein TraO, which translates to MKKILLIFLITMSSAISHAQRLLPGQKGLELSAGIVSGRKPMHDFLFARVGMTINKRKGNYQFLAVEYNHKKKVFETIGIPIETYTLEGGYILYVLGDWRKTFSVNLGLFAVGGYEVINKSNKLLSNGALILNDDRFVYGGGMNLSIETYLGDRVIILLRGHAKYLLGTSVEHVRPGLGLGIRYIF; encoded by the coding sequence ATGAAGAAAATACTTTTAATATTCTTGATTACTATGAGTTCCGCTATATCTCATGCGCAACGGCTGCTGCCAGGTCAAAAAGGACTTGAACTTTCGGCAGGAATTGTTTCTGGAAGAAAACCTATGCATGATTTCTTATTTGCCCGCGTGGGAATGACTATTAACAAAAGAAAAGGGAACTATCAGTTCCTGGCGGTAGAATATAATCATAAGAAAAAGGTTTTTGAAACGATTGGTATTCCTATTGAAACCTATACCCTGGAAGGAGGTTATATCCTGTATGTATTGGGAGATTGGAGAAAGACCTTCTCCGTAAATCTGGGTCTGTTCGCTGTCGGCGGTTACGAGGTCATTAACAAAAGTAATAAGCTGCTTTCCAATGGGGCACTGATCCTCAATGACGATCGCTTTGTCTACGGAGGAGGTATGAACCTGTCCATAGAAACCTATCTTGGAGATCGGGTGATTATTCTGCTTCGAGGTCATGCAAAATACTTGCTTGGAACTTCGGTTGAACACGTAAGACCGGGACTAGGACTCGGCATTCGGTATATTTTTTAA
- the traN gene encoding conjugative transposon protein TraN: MKKIQTTILLILILLLMVPIGLKAQTDTIRVPADTVAAPPDTAYGKIASHELLVTYDKTTHIIFPSAIRYVDLGSENITAGKAEEAENVLRVKAAVKNFENGCNLSVITEDGKFYNFNVWFSEYPDVLTLNFASGEHLNKDQVERQGQNTVIFKELGTRQATVPGLVMKTLYQQSKAIIRHIGSESFGIQILLKGIFTLDGQLYFVLQFKNATHIPFAIDFISFKVLDKKIAKRTVMQERVIKPLREYLELSQVDGTSVQKNVYLLEQMTIPDDKLLVIEIYEKNGGRHQFLRIENADLVKARPVKQMHLDFK, encoded by the coding sequence ATGAAAAAAATTCAAACAACGATTTTGCTTATTCTGATCCTTCTGCTGATGGTACCCATCGGATTGAAAGCTCAGACAGACACGATCAGGGTACCGGCAGATACAGTAGCTGCACCACCAGATACAGCGTACGGTAAAATAGCTTCTCATGAGCTCCTGGTAACCTATGATAAAACTACTCACATTATCTTTCCCTCTGCCATACGCTATGTTGATCTGGGAAGTGAGAACATTACGGCGGGAAAAGCCGAAGAAGCTGAAAATGTACTGCGTGTAAAGGCAGCAGTCAAGAATTTTGAGAACGGATGCAATCTCTCAGTCATTACCGAAGACGGTAAATTTTACAATTTCAATGTATGGTTTAGTGAATATCCTGATGTACTTACCCTGAATTTTGCTTCCGGTGAGCATCTGAATAAAGACCAGGTCGAAAGGCAAGGACAGAATACTGTTATTTTTAAAGAACTGGGAACCAGACAGGCAACAGTTCCGGGACTTGTGATGAAGACATTATATCAGCAGAGCAAGGCCATTATTCGTCACATCGGTTCCGAAAGCTTCGGTATCCAGATACTTCTTAAAGGGATCTTCACACTGGACGGACAGCTCTATTTCGTTCTTCAGTTTAAAAACGCAACGCATATTCCTTTTGCTATTGATTTTATCAGTTTTAAAGTATTGGATAAAAAAATAGCCAAACGTACCGTCATGCAGGAGCGGGTCATTAAGCCTCTGAGGGAGTACTTGGAGCTCAGCCAGGTAGATGGAACTTCAGTACAAAAAAATGTGTACCTGCTGGAACAGATGACCATCCCGGATGATAAGCTGCTTGTAATTGAAATTTATGAGAAAAACGGAGGACGGCACCAGTTCCTAAGAATTGAAAATGCCGATTTGGTTAAAGCACGTCCTGTTAAACAGATGCACCTTGATTTCAAATAG
- the traM gene encoding conjugative transposon protein TraM, whose translation MENNKSTGVFVREASEGRVKEERSPEERRQKLKKLIIYALMAVVCVGCLYLIFRPNKDAKELSDAGLNNSVPQADDQVLTGDKEKAYEQELLEKKESERRKAMLSLSDYLNNGTDTSNGYIEGDAEMENANPTSQGVKNYREIQQTLGSFYQSDPENEKLRRELRELKERNRANDASSQNTLVQDPVLMMEKSYQMAAKYLPQLMPQKTNTDTVKKATPPTERYVEPVYTAKKNVVSSLYRANEQSDQDFAASVLQGAEKRFFDGHSSESSFQSQILRNSIRACVHQTKTVTMGSSVSLRLLEGARIARMTLPAGTLLTAMAKLQDGRLGLQITSVEFKGNIVPVDLSAYDLDGQAGLNLLYSPDVNAMKEIASGMSTSAGTNIVLSSSTGQQLISDLTKGIVQGTTGYISKRIGTSQVTVKAGYLLFLVPKK comes from the coding sequence ATGGAAAACAATAAAAGCACAGGAGTTTTTGTACGGGAAGCGAGTGAAGGCAGGGTGAAGGAAGAACGTTCACCCGAGGAACGTCGGCAAAAACTCAAAAAGCTAATCATCTATGCACTGATGGCAGTAGTTTGCGTGGGCTGCCTGTATCTTATCTTCCGTCCTAATAAAGATGCAAAGGAACTATCAGACGCAGGACTCAATAATTCTGTTCCCCAGGCTGATGACCAGGTACTGACGGGTGATAAGGAAAAAGCGTACGAGCAGGAGCTTTTGGAAAAGAAAGAGAGCGAAAGACGTAAAGCCATGCTTTCATTATCTGATTATTTAAATAACGGCACCGACACATCCAACGGATATATCGAAGGTGATGCAGAAATGGAAAACGCTAATCCCACTTCGCAGGGTGTGAAAAATTATCGCGAGATACAACAGACATTGGGCAGTTTTTATCAATCTGATCCTGAGAATGAGAAGCTACGCAGAGAACTACGGGAGCTTAAGGAAAGAAACAGGGCCAATGATGCCTCTTCCCAAAATACATTGGTGCAGGACCCTGTTTTGATGATGGAAAAATCCTATCAGATGGCTGCCAAGTACCTTCCACAATTAATGCCGCAAAAAACGAACACAGATACAGTGAAGAAAGCCACCCCTCCTACCGAGCGTTATGTCGAACCGGTATATACTGCAAAAAAAAATGTGGTATCGTCACTATACAGAGCTAACGAACAAAGTGACCAGGACTTTGCAGCATCAGTTTTACAGGGAGCTGAGAAACGGTTCTTTGATGGTCACTCATCCGAATCCAGTTTTCAGTCACAGATTTTACGAAACAGTATCCGTGCCTGTGTACACCAGACAAAGACCGTTACTATGGGGAGCAGCGTTTCCTTACGCCTTTTAGAAGGCGCAAGGATCGCCAGGATGACCCTTCCTGCAGGAACATTGCTCACGGCGATGGCAAAGCTTCAGGACGGAAGACTAGGGCTGCAGATTACTTCTGTTGAGTTCAAAGGCAATATTGTACCTGTTGATCTCTCCGCATACGATCTGGATGGACAAGCAGGCCTTAATCTTCTGTATTCCCCAGATGTGAATGCAATGAAAGAAATCGCTTCCGGAATGAGCACGTCGGCAGGAACCAATATCGTATTGAGTTCTTCGACAGGCCAGCAACTCATTTCAGATTTGACGAAAGGCATTGTACAGGGAACTACGGGCTATATCTCAAAACGGATAGGAACCTCTCAGGTCACGGTCAAAGCGGGGTATCTCCTTTTCCTGGTGCCGAAGAAATAA
- the traK gene encoding conjugative transposon protein TraK, with amino-acid sequence MEFKILRNIENSFKQTRLFAFLFAGLCFSVSVFAIWKSYQFAEAQRQKIYVLDKGKSLMLALSQDAKINRPVEAHEHVKRFHELFFTLAPDKTAIESNMKRAFLLSDQSAFNYYKDLSEKGYYNSLISGNVQQRIEIDSIQCQFNTYPYAVKTYARQYITRSSNITERSLITSCFLVNSVKSESNPQGFIIEKFNVLENKDLRVVER; translated from the coding sequence ATGGAATTTAAAATCTTAAGAAATATAGAAAACAGCTTTAAACAGACCAGGCTCTTTGCGTTTCTATTTGCAGGACTCTGTTTCTCAGTTAGCGTTTTTGCCATCTGGAAATCTTATCAGTTCGCTGAGGCACAGCGCCAGAAGATCTATGTGCTCGATAAAGGAAAGTCATTGATGTTGGCCTTATCACAGGATGCTAAGATCAACCGCCCGGTAGAAGCTCATGAGCATGTCAAAAGATTTCATGAACTCTTCTTCACTCTGGCGCCCGATAAGACGGCAATTGAAAGTAATATGAAAAGGGCTTTTCTGCTTTCGGATCAAAGTGCTTTCAACTACTATAAAGACCTTTCGGAAAAAGGCTATTACAATAGCCTGATCTCGGGGAATGTTCAGCAGCGGATCGAGATTGACAGTATTCAATGCCAGTTTAATACGTATCCATATGCTGTTAAAACGTATGCCAGACAGTACATTACGCGCAGCAGCAATATTACCGAGCGAAGCCTTATCACCAGCTGCTTTCTGGTTAATTCGGTGAAATCCGAATCCAATCCTCAGGGATTTATCATTGAGAAATTCAATGTACTCGAGAATAAGGATCTCCGTGTTGTCGAACGATAA